The Penaeus chinensis breed Huanghai No. 1 chromosome 16, ASM1920278v2, whole genome shotgun sequence genome window below encodes:
- the LOC125033377 gene encoding WD repeat-containing protein 61-like isoform X1, with amino-acid sequence MFSLLHKRENSHSEGIWACAWGHYIPKEKSKESTSEDKEQENGEENKENEENEKDRDNLPDTEQRYVVSGGLDDLVKVWRWTGDGVEGELSAMHTLEGHSLGVISVDVNAEGTMAASSSLDSTIRLWNIHSGEQLQTIDCGPVEAWSVVFSPDGNHVASGNHAGKINVYAVDGGRHVTTLDTRGRFTYSVAYSRDGKYVASGAIDGFINVFDVESGKLVHTLEGHAMTIRSITFSPDSQLLLTAADDGHMKIYDVKSSHLACTLSGHGSWVLSVDFAPDKMHFVSSSSDHTVKVWDFAQRNCVHTFKDHHDQVWCAKYSQDSSKIVSVSEDKSIIVFNSPV; translated from the exons ATG TTTTCACTGCTGCACAAACGCGAGAATTCACACTCCGAAGGTATCTGGGCTTGTGCCTGGGGACATTATATACCCAAGGAAAAATCAAAGGAGTCAACAAgtgaagacaaagaacaagaaaatggagaggagaataaagagaatgaggaaaatgagaaagacagagataaccTTCCTGATAC GGAGCAGAGGTATGTGGTGTCAGGTGGGTTAGACGACCTTGTAAAGGTGTGGCGGTGGACTGGCGATGGCGTGGAAGGAGAGCTGTCTGCCATGCACACACTGGAAGGCCACTCTCTCGGTGTGATTTCAGTGGATGTCAATGCCGAAGGAACCATggctgcctcctcctctcttgaTTCAACCATTCGGCTTTGGAACATCCACTCGGGTGAACAG CTACAAACCATTGACTGTGGCCCAGTTGAAGCTTGGTCCGTAGTTTTCTCTCCAGATGGGAACCATGTGGCTTCTGGCAACCATGCTGGTAAGATTAATGTGTATGCTGTTGATGGAGGACGACATGTTACCACCCTAGATACTCGAGGGCGCTTCACCTATTCTGTTGCATAT AGCCGAGATGGAAAGTATGTAGCCAGTGGTGCCATTGACGGTTTCATCAATGTGTTTGATGTTGAAAGCGGCAAGCTGGTGCATACTTTGGAGGGTCACGCCATGACAATTCGGTCTATCACATTCTCTCCAGACTCGCAGCTGCTTCTCACTGCGGCTGACGACGGACACATGAAGATCTATGACGT GAAAAGCAGTCATCTTGCTTGTACCCTTTCTGGTCATGGATCTTGGGTGCTAAGTGTAGACTTTGCCCCGGATAAGATGCATTTTGTGTCTTCCTCGTCGGACCATACGGTCAAGGTATGGGACTTTGCTCAGCGAAACTGCGTGCACACCTTCAAAGACCACCACGATCAG GTGTGGTGTGCGAAGTACAGCCAAGACAGTAGCAAAATTGTTAGTGTTTCAGAGGACAAGAGTATAATCGTTTTCAATTCTCCTGTGTGA